Proteins co-encoded in one Flavivirga eckloniae genomic window:
- a CDS encoding alpha-L-fucosidase, with protein sequence MYKTMLIFGIAIVICGCNFEKKEDVLSVSKPEETKQYAQRLSKEKLEAWQDLKYGMFIHYGMSTFLGEELPDGKAPIDAYAPTNLDVSQWIKVAKDAGMNYAVLTAKHVAGHCLWPSKYTDYDVANNENDTDVVGEFVKECRKQGIAPGIYYCAWDNHHDFFSLMPDKSENYAGALITPTEKHLQESPPPFTTSLYQNFMTAQIDELLENYGPLVQFWIDIPIILGNGYREYIYNHITEKYPDMLVIMNHGKKQKGDKLIFLEEKAWPTDALTLERYFSDKPYDPIWTINGKETYFPAESNLPIGNEWFWEDDDKVKPMDDLVKIFNGNLENNVNFLLNVPPDKTGQIPEKWIKPLMELKTKMGDKLTHKK encoded by the coding sequence ATGTATAAAACAATGTTAATTTTTGGAATTGCCATAGTAATATGCGGATGCAATTTCGAGAAAAAGGAAGACGTTTTAAGCGTTTCAAAACCAGAAGAAACAAAACAATATGCGCAACGTTTAAGTAAAGAGAAATTAGAAGCCTGGCAAGACCTTAAGTATGGCATGTTTATTCATTACGGTATGAGTACTTTCCTTGGTGAAGAGTTACCAGATGGTAAGGCTCCAATTGATGCTTATGCTCCAACAAATCTAGATGTTTCGCAATGGATTAAAGTAGCAAAAGATGCAGGGATGAATTATGCTGTATTGACTGCTAAACACGTTGCTGGTCATTGTCTTTGGCCTTCTAAATATACAGATTATGATGTTGCAAATAATGAGAACGACACAGATGTGGTGGGAGAGTTTGTAAAAGAATGTCGCAAACAAGGTATTGCGCCAGGTATATATTATTGTGCATGGGATAATCACCACGATTTTTTTAGTTTAATGCCAGACAAGAGTGAGAATTATGCTGGAGCTTTAATAACACCTACAGAAAAACACCTTCAGGAATCACCACCTCCGTTCACAACATCGCTATACCAAAACTTTATGACGGCTCAAATAGATGAGTTGTTAGAAAACTATGGACCGTTAGTTCAATTTTGGATAGATATTCCAATTATTTTGGGTAACGGATATAGAGAGTATATCTATAACCATATTACAGAAAAATATCCTGATATGTTGGTAATCATGAACCATGGAAAAAAACAAAAGGGAGATAAGCTAATCTTTTTAGAAGAAAAAGCATGGCCTACAGATGCCCTTACTTTAGAAAGGTATTTTTCAGATAAACCTTATGATCCTATATGGACTATAAATGGAAAAGAAACGTATTTTCCAGCAGAATCAAATCTACCAATTGGAAATGAGTGGTTTTGGGAAGATGATGATAAGGTTAAACCAATGGATGATTTAGTGAAAATATTTAATGGAAATTTAGAGAATAATGTAAACTTTCTTTTAAACGTACCTCCCGATAAAACTGGACAAATTCCTGAAAAATGGATAAAACCTTTAATGGAATTAAAAACTAAAATGGGAGATAAATTGACCCACAAAAAGTAA
- the trxB gene encoding thioredoxin-disulfide reductase, producing MSDTIEKVKCLIIGSGPAGYTAAIYAARANMAPVLYQGTQPGGQLTTTNEVENFPGYPEGVTGPEMMIQLQKQAERFDTDVRDGWVTKVDFSGDVHKVWVNDTKEIHCDTVIISTGASAKYLGLESEQKYLKLGGGVSACAVCDGFFYRNQEVVIVGAGDSACEEAHYLSKLCKKVTMLVRRDEFRASKIMAARVKNTENIEILFNTETDEVVGDGQVVTGVKVFNNKTDEKHEIPATGFFVAIGHKPNTDIFRGFLDLDETGYIINVPGTSKTNIEGVFVSGDAADHVYRQAVTAAGTGCMAALDAERYLAAKDATFDVSTSTYN from the coding sequence ATGTCTGATACAATAGAAAAAGTTAAGTGCCTAATTATAGGTTCAGGGCCAGCAGGGTATACTGCGGCAATATATGCAGCGAGAGCGAATATGGCACCAGTTTTATATCAAGGAACACAGCCGGGGGGACAATTAACCACAACGAATGAGGTTGAGAATTTTCCAGGTTATCCAGAAGGGGTAACAGGACCGGAAATGATGATACAATTACAGAAACAAGCTGAGCGTTTTGATACCGATGTAAGAGATGGATGGGTAACCAAAGTGGATTTCTCTGGAGATGTGCATAAAGTATGGGTAAACGATACTAAAGAAATTCATTGTGATACTGTAATCATTTCTACGGGAGCATCTGCAAAATATTTAGGATTAGAATCAGAACAAAAATATTTAAAGCTTGGAGGTGGTGTATCTGCTTGTGCGGTTTGTGATGGGTTCTTTTACAGAAATCAAGAAGTAGTGATAGTAGGAGCAGGAGATTCAGCTTGTGAAGAGGCACATTATTTATCAAAACTTTGTAAAAAGGTAACCATGTTAGTGAGACGTGATGAATTTAGAGCATCTAAAATCATGGCAGCTAGAGTTAAGAATACAGAAAATATTGAAATATTATTTAACACAGAAACTGATGAAGTTGTCGGAGATGGACAAGTAGTAACTGGAGTTAAAGTTTTCAATAATAAAACTGATGAAAAGCATGAAATTCCAGCTACAGGGTTTTTCGTAGCGATTGGACACAAGCCCAATACCGATATCTTCAGAGGCTTTTTAGATTTAGATGAAACCGGCTATATTATAAACGTACCTGGAACTTCTAAAACTAACATAGAAGGTGTTTTTGTATCTGGCGATGCAGCAGACCATGTTTATAGACAAGCTGTAACAGCAGCCGGAACAGGATGTATGGCGGCATTGGATGCAGAACGTTATTTGGCTGCAAAAGATGCTACTTTCGATGTATCTACATCAACATATAATTAA
- a CDS encoding alpha/beta hydrolase family protein, translated as MRKKIRITILVIASFLVFGLIAIFTYVPNLSNQHGMVDSKLYLGNSDKQPLIVAFGGGGGGNDWTRAYLKGKRDSLNQKGYALLAIGYFKSNGTPKHLDRISLNAIRDTILSAAKHPKIDKSQIILMGGSRGGELVLNLASRYSDFKGVIAMSTPNVSFPAITWSANTSSWMYNNKEVSYVPASLKTISPALKGDLYTAHAMMLENEEAVKNAEIPVENINGPVLIISGKDDDQWPAPEMSAQIIKRLQENNFGHYYSHIQLDGGHIAPLEHFNLVYDFLGQHFKNE; from the coding sequence ATGAGAAAAAAAATCAGAATCACTATATTGGTTATAGCATCATTTTTAGTTTTTGGTCTTATAGCTATTTTTACTTATGTCCCAAACCTATCCAATCAACATGGAATGGTTGATTCAAAATTGTATCTTGGCAATTCGGATAAACAACCGTTAATTGTCGCTTTTGGCGGCGGTGGCGGTGGAAATGACTGGACAAGGGCTTACTTAAAAGGAAAGCGAGATAGCCTAAATCAAAAAGGCTATGCTTTATTAGCAATAGGTTACTTCAAATCAAATGGAACACCAAAACATTTAGATAGAATTTCGTTAAACGCTATTAGAGATACCATTTTATCTGCAGCAAAACATCCTAAAATAGATAAATCTCAAATCATATTAATGGGTGGTTCTCGTGGTGGAGAACTCGTACTGAATTTAGCAAGTAGATATTCGGATTTTAAAGGTGTTATCGCTATGTCAACACCAAATGTGAGCTTTCCTGCAATTACTTGGTCTGCAAACACCTCTTCTTGGATGTATAACAACAAGGAAGTTTCCTATGTTCCAGCTTCGTTAAAAACAATTTCACCAGCTCTCAAAGGAGATTTATATACAGCTCACGCCATGATGCTAGAAAATGAAGAGGCTGTAAAGAATGCCGAAATTCCTGTAGAAAACATTAATGGTCCAGTACTAATTATTTCAGGGAAAGATGATGACCAATGGCCAGCTCCTGAAATGTCAGCACAAATTATAAAACGATTGCAAGAAAATAATTTTGGACATTACTATTCGCATATCCAACTTGATGGTGGACATATAGCCCCATTGGAACATTTCAATCTGGTTTACGATTTCTTGGGTCAACACTTCAAAAATGAATAA
- a CDS encoding Crp/Fnr family transcriptional regulator: protein MSYNEEITNIYQHFETYIELSQDLKTALTNRLKPILFKKGALVLNANRVCKESYFIQKGILRTYFLKDGKEISEFFCGVNEWVNSPKSFMQRTTDIYYIDAIENTTALSLHINDLLFLFDNFPEMERYARLSMGSVFEHLMERIVSMRFTSAKERYLHFKEVYANIYPRIPLGMVASYLGITQETLSRIRTEK from the coding sequence ATGAGCTACAACGAAGAAATAACGAATATATATCAACACTTTGAAACTTATATTGAACTTTCTCAAGATTTAAAGACCGCATTGACGAACCGATTAAAACCAATACTCTTTAAAAAAGGAGCGTTGGTATTGAATGCAAACAGAGTTTGTAAAGAAAGTTACTTTATTCAAAAAGGAATTTTAAGAACTTACTTTTTAAAAGATGGTAAAGAAATAAGCGAGTTCTTTTGTGGAGTGAATGAATGGGTAAACTCTCCTAAAAGTTTTATGCAAAGAACAACGGATATCTACTATATCGATGCTATCGAAAACACTACTGCTCTTTCATTACATATAAATGACCTTCTTTTCCTCTTTGACAATTTCCCCGAAATGGAACGATATGCCCGATTATCTATGGGAAGCGTCTTCGAACACTTGATGGAAAGGATTGTATCCATGCGATTTACCTCTGCCAAAGAAAGATACTTGCACTTTAAGGAGGTTTATGCTAACATTTATCCAAGAATTCCACTAGGAATGGTGGCCTCCTATTTGGGAATTACCCAAGAAACCTTAAGTAGAATAAGAACTGAAAAATGA
- a CDS encoding NAD(P)H-dependent oxidoreductase, which translates to MNKRIAIIVGHPDKESYNYALAKAYKKGVQTSGAEIQEIIIPDLKFNPNLQFGYRKRTELELDLLEAQKKLKWANHLVWIYPVWWGSVPAIMKGFLDRVLLPGFAFNKRKDSLWWDKHFTGKTARIICTLDQPSWYYKWIYGSPSHNAMKKLTMNFIGVKKIRITTIGPIRLSKEEFRTKWLKKIEKLGQLNK; encoded by the coding sequence ATGAATAAACGAATAGCAATAATAGTTGGTCATCCAGACAAGGAAAGCTACAATTACGCATTGGCCAAAGCCTATAAAAAGGGCGTACAAACTTCTGGTGCAGAAATTCAAGAAATAATAATTCCAGATTTAAAATTTAACCCTAACCTGCAATTTGGATATAGAAAGAGAACAGAACTAGAGCTAGATTTGTTAGAAGCTCAAAAAAAACTGAAATGGGCCAATCACCTAGTATGGATATATCCTGTGTGGTGGGGTTCTGTACCTGCTATTATGAAAGGGTTTCTAGATAGAGTTTTACTTCCAGGATTTGCTTTTAATAAAAGAAAAGATTCTTTGTGGTGGGATAAACATTTTACTGGTAAAACAGCCAGAATAATTTGCACTTTAGACCAGCCTAGTTGGTATTATAAATGGATTTATGGAAGCCCTAGCCATAATGCCATGAAAAAATTAACAATGAATTTTATCGGAGTAAAAAAGATCCGAATTACTACTATAGGACCAATAAGACTATCCAAAGAGGAGTTCCGGACAAAATGGTTAAAAAAAATTGAGAAATTAGGTCAATTGAACAAATAA
- a CDS encoding DUF2867 domain-containing protein, producing the protein MKVISENIPNESLIKTTSKRVDYSDTYSTTNHLDSLEKITNMVFANFPNWIIILMKLRNTIVKIFDLKTQKPPDYNTDFKVGGYVGFFKIYEIMNNEIILGADDKHLDFRVSVFNSQESTHNIKVSTIVQYNKRFGKVYMTIVKPFHRLIVKQVVRRAYKK; encoded by the coding sequence ATGAAGGTCATTTCAGAAAATATACCTAACGAAAGTTTGATTAAAACCACCTCAAAGCGGGTGGATTATTCAGATACTTACTCTACAACTAACCATTTAGATAGTCTAGAGAAAATTACAAATATGGTATTTGCCAATTTTCCTAATTGGATTATAATTCTAATGAAACTTAGAAATACAATCGTAAAAATATTTGATTTAAAAACTCAAAAACCACCAGATTATAATACCGATTTTAAAGTTGGAGGCTATGTAGGGTTCTTTAAGATTTACGAAATAATGAATAATGAAATCATTTTAGGTGCTGATGATAAACACCTCGATTTTAGAGTCAGTGTTTTTAATTCTCAAGAATCTACTCATAATATAAAGGTTTCTACCATAGTTCAATACAATAAAAGATTTGGTAAAGTTTATATGACCATAGTCAAACCTTTTCATCGATTAATTGTAAAACAAGTAGTAAGAAGAGCCTATAAAAAGTAA
- a CDS encoding Crp/Fnr family transcriptional regulator, whose amino-acid sequence MNSEEILNELGEIYSPLSIECQKEFIDNSKLSNFKKGEIVVREGQYSKKAHLIIQGCARAYYLKDGKDISDWFTFENQFMAPIVSFFSEKPSPHYVEFVEDSTVLEFSKNSMDYLTNKHHDFERFISKVVTETMLGLCERLYTIQFNKAEERYNHLLSIYPDITNRIPLMHIASYLGITLETLSRIRNPKTRI is encoded by the coding sequence ATGAACAGTGAGGAAATCTTAAATGAATTAGGTGAAATATATTCACCTTTATCTATTGAATGTCAAAAGGAATTCATTGACAATTCAAAACTAAGTAATTTCAAAAAAGGAGAGATTGTAGTTCGAGAAGGACAATATTCCAAAAAAGCGCATTTAATAATACAAGGCTGTGCAAGGGCTTATTATTTAAAAGACGGTAAAGATATTTCAGATTGGTTCACTTTCGAAAATCAGTTTATGGCTCCGATTGTAAGTTTTTTTAGTGAAAAACCAAGTCCGCATTATGTTGAATTCGTTGAAGACTCAACGGTTTTAGAGTTTTCTAAAAACTCTATGGACTATCTTACCAACAAACATCACGATTTTGAACGCTTTATTAGCAAAGTGGTCACCGAAACCATGTTAGGTCTTTGCGAAAGATTATATACAATTCAATTTAATAAAGCAGAAGAAAGGTATAATCACTTATTAAGTATATATCCTGACATCACCAATAGAATCCCTCTTATGCATATTGCTTCTTACCTAGGAATTACTCTTGAAACTTTGAGCAGAATAAGAAATCCAAAAACTCGAATTTGA
- a CDS encoding RNA polymerase sigma factor, with amino-acid sequence MASKFKNESVLILHLKKGDEEAYIYLVKMYHKPLFVYALSLTDDHAMAQDIVQEVFISLWSNRKKLFIQRSLKNYMYKITYNKFINLYRKKRAISNLERIYMETLNEVVDDDNTELLEKKIELIKKGITQLPKKCKQTFLLNKEEGLTNIEIAEYLDISPKTVEGHLTKAYYLLRRYTGKHFKNILFLTFGAKNMMARLQKS; translated from the coding sequence ATGGCTTCCAAGTTCAAAAACGAATCTGTTTTGATCTTACATCTTAAAAAAGGAGATGAGGAAGCATATATTTACCTTGTTAAAATGTACCATAAACCGCTCTTTGTTTATGCGCTAAGTTTAACAGACGATCATGCTATGGCTCAAGATATTGTACAGGAAGTTTTTATTTCTTTATGGAGTAACCGAAAGAAGCTTTTTATACAACGTTCCTTAAAAAACTACATGTATAAGATCACCTATAATAAATTCATCAACTTGTATCGTAAAAAAAGGGCCATCTCTAATCTTGAGCGTATTTATATGGAAACTCTAAATGAAGTTGTTGATGATGATAATACTGAGCTTCTTGAAAAAAAAATCGAATTGATTAAAAAAGGAATTACCCAATTGCCAAAAAAATGCAAACAAACCTTTTTATTAAATAAGGAAGAAGGACTTACCAACATTGAAATTGCCGAATATTTAGATATTTCTCCTAAAACAGTAGAAGGGCATCTTACCAAAGCTTATTATTTACTTAGAAGATATACAGGAAAACACTTTAAAAATATTTTGTTTTTAACCTTTGGCGCTAAAAATATGATGGCTAGACTCCAAAAATCTTAA
- a CDS encoding FecR family protein → MTQKIDNLIVKYITKSATAEDLDLLSEWIKDPENKKEFKDYVQTHYAITYNLENIDPEETIAYLLKRIQKEKSISYRLINQPVVRYIAAASVVLFITMGIWFTRTNTVISSDVIEPIIVNNQIEAGTNKAVLILEDGSNIILHKDRPYNGEHVSSNNEELVYNNNATNVAEVVYNVLSVPRGGQFSVKLSDGTKVWLNSESRLKYPKSFIEGQDRDVELVYGEAYFDVSPSTDHNGATFKVHMQNQEVEVLGTEFNIKAYQDETNIYTTLVEGKVAVTTNDKNEILKPGEQSNLNIETKVVQINTIDIFREIAWKDGVFSFKGKKLKDIMTVLSRWYDMEVVYENKSLENKRFNGTLYKNQKIYDIVNSMKETNVINTYEIRNNTLIIK, encoded by the coding sequence ATGACCCAAAAAATTGATAATTTAATTGTCAAGTATATAACAAAATCTGCCACTGCAGAAGATTTAGATTTACTTTCTGAGTGGATTAAAGACCCAGAAAATAAAAAAGAATTTAAAGACTATGTACAAACGCATTACGCTATAACATATAACTTGGAAAATATAGACCCAGAAGAAACTATAGCATATCTTCTTAAAAGAATACAGAAGGAAAAATCTATAAGCTACAGACTTATAAATCAACCTGTGGTAAGATACATAGCAGCTGCTTCGGTGGTTCTTTTTATTACAATGGGGATATGGTTTACAAGAACAAATACTGTTATTTCTTCTGATGTAATAGAACCTATCATTGTAAACAACCAAATCGAGGCAGGTACCAATAAAGCTGTTCTTATATTAGAAGATGGTTCGAATATTATTTTACACAAAGATCGCCCGTATAATGGAGAACATGTTAGTAGCAATAATGAGGAACTAGTATATAATAACAATGCTACCAATGTTGCAGAAGTTGTTTACAATGTTTTATCTGTTCCGAGAGGCGGGCAATTTTCTGTTAAGCTTTCAGACGGTACAAAAGTTTGGCTTAATTCCGAATCGCGATTAAAATATCCGAAAAGCTTTATAGAAGGACAAGATCGAGATGTAGAATTAGTTTATGGAGAGGCCTATTTTGATGTGTCTCCCAGTACAGATCACAATGGAGCTACATTCAAAGTACATATGCAAAATCAAGAAGTTGAGGTGTTAGGTACCGAATTTAATATTAAAGCCTATCAAGATGAAACTAATATTTACACAACTTTAGTTGAAGGTAAAGTTGCGGTAACAACTAATGATAAAAACGAGATTTTAAAGCCAGGGGAACAGTCAAACCTTAATATAGAAACGAAAGTAGTACAAATTAATACTATTGATATTTTCAGAGAGATCGCATGGAAAGATGGTGTGTTTAGCTTTAAAGGCAAAAAGCTTAAGGATATCATGACCGTATTATCCCGATGGTACGATATGGAGGTTGTATATGAAAATAAATCATTAGAAAATAAGCGTTTCAATGGGACACTATATAAAAATCAAAAAATCTATGATATCGTTAATTCTATGAAAGAAACTAATGTTATCAATACTTATGAAATTAGAAATAACACTTTAATTATAAAATAA